The DNA region CCACGTCCTGTCCAACATGCCGGTGGCCAGCGAGATTGTCGATGGCGATATCACCGAGGTGACCTTCGCAGAGACTGTGCCCATGAGCACATATCTGGCCGCCTTTGTGGTGTCTGATTTTCAGTACAAGGAATCCACTGTGGAGGGAACCAGCATCGCACTGAAGGTCTATGCGCCGCCAGCACAGGTGGAGAAAACGCAGTACGCCCTAGACACTGCCGCCGGAGTTATGGCCTACTACATCAACTACTTCAACGTGTCGTACGCGCTACCCAAACTGGATCTGGTTGCCATTCCCGATTTCGTATCCGGTGCGATGGAAAACTGGGGATTGGTCACGTTCCGCGAGACGGCTCTTTTGTACGACGAATCTACCAGCTCCAGTGTGAATAAGCAGCGTGTGGCCATTGTCGTGGCCCATGAGTTGGCCCACCAGTGGTTCGGAAACCTGGTAACCATGAACTGGTGGAACGATCTGTGGCTAAACGAGGGTTTCGCATCTTTCCTTGAGTATAAGGGAGTCAAGCAAATGCATCCGGAATGGGATATGGACAATCAGTTTGTGATTGAGGAGCTGCACCCGGTGCTGACCATTGATGCCACTTTAGCCTCCCATCCAATTGTCAAGTCCATTGAGAGTCCAGCCGAGATCACGGAGTACTTCGACACCATCACCTACTCCAAGGGAGCCGCCTTGGTTCGCATGCTGGAGAATCTGGTGGGCGAGGAAAAGCTAAGAAATGCCACCACCCGCTACTTGGTGCGTCATATTTACGGAACGGCCACCACTGAGGATTACCTCACAGCcgtcgaggaggaggagggccTGGACTTTGACGTGAAGTAAGTAAATTATATGCTTAATAGAAAGCGAGTTCCGTATTTAAGATCTTTTATTTAATCTGCAGACAGATCATGCAAACCTGGACAGAGCAGATGGGTCTTCCGGTTGTGGAGGTGGAGAAAACTGGCAGTACTTATAAGCTCACCCAAAAGCGTTTCCTGGCCAACGAAGATGACTACGCAGCCGAAGCTGAAGCATCGTCCTTCAAGTAAGTAAACTAATAAAAAGCTGATTAGGTTTTTGAAAACTAGCTTGCACGCCTTTCTTTAACAATACTTCTTTCAACAGCTACCGTTGGTCGATTCCCATTACCTACACGAGCAGCATCAACAGTGGAGTCCAATCATTAATATTCAACCACAATGACAATGAGGCCACTATTACGCTTCCGGAAGAAGCCACCTGGATTAAGATTAACACAAATCAAGTGGGCTTTTACCGGGTGAACTACGGCAGCAATCAGTGGTCGGAACTTATTTCTGTCCTGAAAAACTCCCGGGAAACCTTCACCACCGCCGATCGCGCTCATCTGCTAAACGATGCCAATACCCTGGCCGCTGCCGGACAGCTTAACTACTCCGAGGCACTGGATCTGATATCTTATCTGGAGAGCGAACAGGACTATGTGCCCTGGAGCGTGGGCACCTCTGCCCTGGCAACGTTAAGAAACCGCGTATACTACACGGATTTGTACACTAACTTCACCACCTACGCCCGTAAACTGCTTAACCCCATCGTAGAAAAGGTCACCTTTACCGTGGCGGCCGATCATCTGGAAAAGTAAGATATTGAGCTAGTTACTATAGTTACTCATATAATTTGATCTATTTTACAGTCGTCTCCGCATTAAGGTGCTAAGCTCAGCCTGCAGCTTGGGACACGAGAGCTCTTTGCAACAGGCGGTCACGCTGTTCAACCAGTGGCTGGCTAGCCCCGAGACCCGACCCAATCCAGATATCCGAGACGTAGTCTACTACTATGGTCTGCAACAGGTGAACACGGAGGCGGCGTGGGATCAAGTGTGGAAGCTGTATCTGGACGAGAGCGATGCCCAGGAGAAGCTGAAGCTGATGAACTGCCTAACCGCTGTGCAGGTGCCATGGCTGTTGCAGCGATACATCAACTGGGCCTGGGATGAGAGCAATGTGCGCCGACAGGACTACTTCACCCTGCTGGGCTACATATCCACCAACCCGGTGGGTCAGAGCCTTGTGTGGGACTACGTGCGTGAGAACTGGGAGAAGTTGGTGGAGCGCTTCGGCATCAATGAACGCACCTTAGGTCGACTGATCCCCACGATCACTGCCCGCTTCTCCACAGAAACAAAGCTGGAAGAGATGCAGCAGTTCTTTGCCAAATATCCCGAGGCTGGAGCCGGAACTACGGCCCGTCAACAGGCGTTGGAAGCGGTTAAGGCAAACATCAAATGGCTAGCGGTCAACAAGGTCCAGGTGGGCGAATGGTTGGCCAATTACGTCCAACAGTCCTCGGTTACCAACCGCATTCAATGAGTCGTGAACTCGGCCATTTGCACCCTGTAAAATATCAGTAATGTAAAAACTACCAATGGAAGTGAACATAGTCTTAGCTAACTAGTGAAGCAAAAGCATTTCAAATGTGAACGAAGAATTGTGATTGCTTATGATATTTTTGAAGAAAATAcaagtgaaaaaataatatttctctAAACTTTTTCTGAGAAGGGATATATAAAGAGGAATAGTAATGGGTTCCCCTTTTTATGTTTTGGCGTAACTATGTAATATTTCTGGTCTTAGTAGAATATTTTCCCCAGAACGCGATGGTTTACTTTAGTGCAACTAAAATggcttattttattttcattttccaaaTATATATGTCCTGTGGTTTACTGGTAATAGAACCAAGTTATGTGGTGGTGGCCGTGGTGGTGGATGCGGTGGTAATCCACGGGCAAAGCGGTGAACGCAACATGCAGGCAATCAGGAGGAATGTGGCCTCAGTTGCCGGAGTGCTGAACAACATAACCAGGGCAACCACCAAGATGGCCATCAGGAAAGTGGAAGACTGCATGATGATAAACTGATAGTGTTACTCTGCTTGATCCAGAACTACCTTTTCTACCGATAAATCCCCTATTTATACGAACTCCGAGCTTGGGATACTATTGTTTTATACAGACGCAGCAAATTTGCTTAGATGCTTCTGCAATTGTTCATGAACACTTGCCGCAAGATTATGTGCATTTGCATTGTTCTATTATTTTCATGTAGAACTAACACAAAATACCACtgttaaacaaatattaacgTCATACCTGTGCAgctttttatttgcacatGCTTTCAGCTGAAGTCGGTAGACGGTGAATGCCGGTTACAAAGTAAGATTGAAGCTAATCATGGTATATTCTAACGAGTTCAATGATTGATGCGAATAACAACTATAAAGTGTATTtataaccgttactcgtagagtataagggtatactagattcgttgaaaagtatctaacaggcagaaggaagcgtttccgaccatataaagtatatattttcttgatcaggaGCAATAGTCGATACGATTTGGCCaagtccgtctgtccgtatgaacgtcgagatctcaggaactataaaaactGGAAAGCAAAAGCATTTCAAATGTGAACGAAAAATTGTGATTGCttgtgatgatgatgaagaaaATACAGGGGAAAAATAATTTCTCGAAACTTTTTCTGTGAGGGATATATGAAGAGGAATAGTCATGGGTGCCCCTTTTTAAGTTTTGGCGTAACTATATAATATTTCTGGTCTTAGTAGAATATTTTCTCCAGAACGAGATGGTTTACGTTAGTACAACTaaaatgctttatttttttttcattttccaaatatatgtatacagCCGTGGACGTATAAATAGCACACATCAGAACAGTAACTTTAGATCGATTATTTCAGAAGTATTTGGTTGAAGGACGAATCCATCCAAGTTCTGGAATGACCGGCTCAAAGCCCTGACCTAAATCCTATAGAAAATCTATGGAATGATGTCAAGGTTATGatatccaaaaaaaaattttcgaaTCTTGACGATTTGTGGAAAGGTGTCCAAGAAGCCTGGAACTCCATTGTAAAGGAGAGATGTCAGAAGCTTGTGGAGAGTATGGGTCGAAGATGTAACGCAGTCATCGAAAATCATGGATACTcaaccaaatattaaatttgctttacattaattacttttaaacttattttttatgatttatttaagatatttttaaattgtgctATTTCTGTGACCACgcatttttcgttgttttttagttttttaatttccacatctttttttttaaacatttattcattttgattaattaatttattagtttataaGCTAAACTATGAGGAACGAAAGCTGTTTTATTTCCaagaaatatttgttaattaaaaaaactattcCAAAATATGAACTTCATTTTGTGCTATTTATACGTCCACGGCTGTATGTCCTGTGGTTTATTGGTAATGAAGCCAAGTTATCAGGTCtttttggtggtggtggatgCAGTGGTTTGGGATACTATTGTTTTAAACAGACGCAGCAAATTGGCAATTGTTCATGAACACTTGCCGCAAGATTTTGTCCATTTGCATTGTTCTACTATTTTCATGTAGAATTTACACAAAATACCACTGTTAAACAATTATTAACGTCATACCCGTGCAGCTCTTTATTTGCTTTCAGGTGAAGTCGGTAGCCGGTAAATGCCGGATACATTGTAAGATTGAAGCTACTCATTCAAACGAGTTCAATGATTGCGAATAACAACTAGaaagtatatttataaattggcTTTGTAATTAATCTGTAAAACTCTATGCCGCACACGTATGTATACATTTGTCAGTTTCTAAGTGTAGTCGAAtgtaaaatgttaaatgtaaaCTTTAACAGCGTAGGCTTTactttatgattattattacgGCCTCTCTAAGTTTCTAATTCGACTTTAGATCAAGATATGCTTTATATGATCGGAGTCTCTTTCCTCAACCGCTTACATACATCCCAACGAACTCAGTATACGATTAAGGagtacaaaaatatattttctttaagtgTCAACGGTCTAAAAGACACCACAGGCAAACTTATTCAAAGAGGAACTAACAAGActttcaattatattttatgtgaaTTTTTATGTCTTGTTTCTCGGCACACGCACATGATTGGCCTAGATTGTAACTAAATCCGTTGATTGCCCGATTTTGACCTTGAGGAGGAACTCTGTCCATATTTATGTGTTTATTATCCCACACGAGGAAAACatttcattgcatactttctTGCTGGGTGACCAATAAAAGAGCGGAACCGGAAATAACTAACGGGCGCTAGTGTTTGTTTAATTCCGTTTCGGTCGGATTTTATATGGCCAAAAGTGTTTATGCTCTGTGGCCAACACGAAGGACATCAAACACGGCTTTTGTTGACAAGATCTGACGTAAACAGGGCACTTTCCGAAATTGTTTACGAGTGGAATTGATAGCGCTGTGTAACCGATTAGGAGGACGCTCGAAAGTCAATCAGAATCACTTAAATGACTCGAGGCCAATACgcaaaaacggaaaaaattATGACGGCATGTCCTGGACTGTGGCCCATGGGACTGCATAAATTCCGATTCGGCATCGCTGAATTATCGCTATCATTCGCACAATAAATGACAATATTTTGCAGCAGCAATGAAAGTTCATGCTGGGCCCCAATAATCTGCGCCGCCATGGCAACGATTTATCTTTATATGCGACTGtttcgatttgattttggTCGTAAGTGACCCGGGTCAGCGGCGATTTAAGGTTAACTATCAGTTTGCCAGAATCTTTAAGAACCGTTTAGCCGCCACACGCCAAGGTCGCACCACAATTGACTTGTCTGGGCCGCCCAACTATTAATGCATTGTACGAGGCCCAATTGAGACGAGATAATGAACATCGGTCCGAATCAAGCAGACGGCCAACTTCTGGATCTGAAACTGTAACAGCTGCAGGCGTCCAAATTGGCCATCCGACTGGAGTCGGTTACCAATGCAAGCCATCTCATTTGGCCTTTGTCTATGCCCCTGTGTGCCATAAAGTTTGCCCATGCCACTGTAGTCTGCACTCGGAGAAATAATTGTGATTTTTGTAACTAACCAGCTCTTCCACAAGCAAGCcctaatatttatttatggtaaAATAAGGTTTTAAGGGCTTTCACATTTTTTAGTAGGTACTTTAAGCTGATGCAAttgagaaaacaaaaaattaaaatataaatttatataaaagtaaGTAATCTGTCAAACTTGAAAATTGACTTAAGGTGTATATATAATTGttattttgatattattaAATGTTGAAAAATTTTATGTAGTTTGGTTCAGTGTAAAATAGTTGGCCGTGGGCCAGGCAAACTTATTTGCCTCTTTTAGC from Drosophila santomea strain STO CAGO 1482 chromosome 3R, Prin_Dsan_1.1, whole genome shotgun sequence includes:
- the LOC120453391 gene encoding glutamyl aminopeptidase isoform X1 is translated as MYAAKNVRPRSSLSTDDNHRIKDTNRPHKAPSNTILTLAAFCVFLLVLCGFLLGALVYVGKNIAEEHQRQQHANASQWSLNSTIRTVYVDRDQLLSTKPIISVLSDNRVHTTQVPTSRKSSIMATVAPAVKAASKVLQNLGFRLPKQIKPSKYRLHLRPDLERKNYSGNISISMQVLEPIAFIPVHVKQLNVSTVEVKRLDESGAPLKNITPSLTFAHPEFEYWVTEFEQPLEAGNYSLLLNFTGSLVDRITGMYQSSYLDKLKNRSRSIISTKFEPTYARQAFPCFDEPALKAQFTITVARPSGDEYHVLSNMPVASEIVDGDITEVTFAETVPMSTYLAAFVVSDFQYKESTVEGTSIALKVYAPPAQVEKTQYALDTAAGVMAYYINYFNVSYALPKLDLVAIPDFVSGAMENWGLVTFRETALLYDESTSSSVNKQRVAIVVAHELAHQWFGNLVTMNWWNDLWLNEGFASFLEYKGVKQMHPEWDMDNQFVIEELHPVLTIDATLASHPIVKSIESPAEITEYFDTITYSKGAALVRMLENLVGEEKLRNATTRYLVRHIYGTATTEDYLTAVEEEEGLDFDVKQIMQTWTEQMGLPVVEVEKTGSTYKLTQKRFLANEDDYAAEAEASSFNYRWSIPITYTSSINSGVQSLIFNHNDNEATITLPEEATWIKINTNQVGFYRVNYGSNQWSELISVLKNSRETFTTADRAHLLNDANTLAAAGQLNYSEALDLISYLESEQDYVPWSVGTSALATLRNRVYYTDLYTNFTTYARKLLNPIVEKVTFTVAADHLENRLRIKVLSSACSLGHESSLQQAVTLFNQWLASPETRPNPDIRDVVYYYGLQQVNTEAAWDQVWKLYLDESDAQEKLKLMNCLTAVQVPWLLQRYINWAWDESNVRRQDYFTLLGYISTNPVGQSLVWDYVRENWEKLVERFGINERTLGRLIPTITARFSTETKLEEMQQFFAKYPEAGAGTTARQQALEAVKANIKWLAVNKVQVGEWLANYVQQSSVTNRIQ
- the LOC120453391 gene encoding glutamyl aminopeptidase isoform X3; protein product: MATVAPAVKAASKVLQNLGFRLPKQIKPSKYRLHLRPDLERKNYSGNISISMQVLEPIAFIPVHVKQLNVSTVEVKRLDESGAPLKNITPSLTFAHPEFEYWVTEFEQPLEAGNYSLLLNFTGSLVDRITGMYQSSYLDKLKNRSRSIISTKFEPTYARQAFPCFDEPALKAQFTITVARPSGDEYHVLSNMPVASEIVDGDITEVTFAETVPMSTYLAAFVVSDFQYKESTVEGTSIALKVYAPPAQVEKTQYALDTAAGVMAYYINYFNVSYALPKLDLVAIPDFVSGAMENWGLVTFRETALLYDESTSSSVNKQRVAIVVAHELAHQWFGNLVTMNWWNDLWLNEGFASFLEYKGVKQMHPEWDMDNQFVIEELHPVLTIDATLASHPIVKSIESPAEITEYFDTITYSKGAALVRMLENLVGEEKLRNATTRYLVRHIYGTATTEDYLTAVEEEEGLDFDVKQIMQTWTEQMGLPVVEVEKTGSTYKLTQKRFLANEDDYAAEAEASSFNYRWSIPITYTSSINSGVQSLIFNHNDNEATITLPEEATWIKINTNQVGFYRVNYGSNQWSELISVLKNSRETFTTADRAHLLNDANTLAAAGQLNYSEALDLISYLESEQDYVPWSVGTSALATLRNRVYYTDLYTNFTTYARKLLNPIVEKVTFTVAADHLENRLRIKVLSSACSLGHESSLQQAVTLFNQWLASPETRPNPDIRDVVYYYGLQQVNTEAAWDQVWKLYLDESDAQEKLKLMNCLTAVQVPWLLQRYINWAWDESNVRRQDYFTLLGYISTNPVGQSLVWDYVRENWEKLVERFGINERTLGRLIPTITARFSTETKLEEMQQFFAKYPEAGAGTTARQQALEAVKANIKWLAVNKVQVGEWLANYVQQSSVTNRIQ
- the LOC120453391 gene encoding glutamyl aminopeptidase isoform X2; translated protein: MVAWLTVKSVAIFLGLASTAFCVATIVLAVQNADLENDLQDALDKIDALTADTTSTSSTSTSTSTTTTTADPSRPTDDPEPGSTTSPGGGSDTTPSAGTSSTGSTSSTGSTSSTSNPIYPTLPTGLPDPEKIEWRLPTELKPIKYKLYYEPDLKTGACEGTVSIQFQLNAVTNLIVLHAKDLNVHSISILNMMARIRLAIDSINLDESRELLLITLREVLSLNKAYTLSASFDCNLSSLVGSYISNYTDADGLDRSIISTKFEPTYARQAFPCFDEPALKAQFTITVARPSGDEYHVLSNMPVASEIVDGDITEVTFAETVPMSTYLAAFVVSDFQYKESTVEGTSIALKVYAPPAQVEKTQYALDTAAGVMAYYINYFNVSYALPKLDLVAIPDFVSGAMENWGLVTFRETALLYDESTSSSVNKQRVAIVVAHELAHQWFGNLVTMNWWNDLWLNEGFASFLEYKGVKQMHPEWDMDNQFVIEELHPVLTIDATLASHPIVKSIESPAEITEYFDTITYSKGAALVRMLENLVGEEKLRNATTRYLVRHIYGTATTEDYLTAVEEEEGLDFDVKQIMQTWTEQMGLPVVEVEKTGSTYKLTQKRFLANEDDYAAEAEASSFNYRWSIPITYTSSINSGVQSLIFNHNDNEATITLPEEATWIKINTNQVGFYRVNYGSNQWSELISVLKNSRETFTTADRAHLLNDANTLAAAGQLNYSEALDLISYLESEQDYVPWSVGTSALATLRNRVYYTDLYTNFTTYARKLLNPIVEKVTFTVAADHLENRLRIKVLSSACSLGHESSLQQAVTLFNQWLASPETRPNPDIRDVVYYYGLQQVNTEAAWDQVWKLYLDESDAQEKLKLMNCLTAVQVPWLLQRYINWAWDESNVRRQDYFTLLGYISTNPVGQSLVWDYVRENWEKLVERFGINERTLGRLIPTITARFSTETKLEEMQQFFAKYPEAGAGTTARQQALEAVKANIKWLAVNKVQVGEWLANYVQQSSVTNRIQ
- the LOC120453397 gene encoding uncharacterized protein LOC120453397 is translated as MQSSTFLMAILVVALVMLFSTPATEATFLLIACMLRSPLCPWITTASTTTATTT